From a single Miscanthus floridulus cultivar M001 chromosome 8, ASM1932011v1, whole genome shotgun sequence genomic region:
- the LOC136471870 gene encoding aspartyl protease family protein At5g10770-like, producing MAAAARLLLLRVLALLAAAQAVVGKSAVLSLRELDGRRGAATETRSRSSRYADAKPAEMLGEHKKAGAARRATTVLELKRHSLIAIPDDPAARDRYLRRLLAADESRANSFQLRDDNDRAAAAATRSGSAEIPLTSGIRFQTLNYVTTIALGGGSSGSGSPATNLTVIVDTGSDLTWVQCKPCSACYAQRDPLFDPAGSATYAAVRCNASACAASLKAATGTPGSCGTTGGGGGNERCYYALAYGDGSFSRGVLATDTVALGGASLDGFVFGCGLSNRGLFGGTAGLMGFGRTELSLVSQTASRYGGVFSYCLPAATSGDASGSLSLGGDASSYRNTTPVAYTRMIANPAQPPFYFLNITGAAVGGTTLAALGLGATNVLIDSGTVITRLAPSVYRAVRAEFTRQFGAAGYPTAPGFSILDTCYDLTGHDEVKVPLLTLRLEGEADVTVDAAGMLFVVRKDSSQVCLAMASLSYEDQTPIIGNYQQKNKRVVYDTVGSRLGFADEDCNYV from the exons ATGGCGGCCGCCgctcgccttcttcttcttcgcgtCCTTGcgcttctcgccgccgcgcaggcGGTCGTCGGGAAGAGCGCCGTGCTCTCTCTGCGGGAGTTGGACGGACGACGGGGTGCCGCGACGGAGACCCGGAGCCGGAGCAGCCGCTACGCCGACGCAAAGCCTGCTGAAATGCTAG GAGAGCACAAGAAAGCAGGGGCAGCAAGAAGAGCGACCACCGTGCTAGAGCTCAAGCGCCACTCCCTCATTGCCATCCCTGACGACCCCGCCGCCCGCGACCGCTACCTCCGCCGTCTCCTCGCAGCCGACGAATCGCGTGCCAACTCATTCCAGCTCCGCGACGACAACGACAGGGCAGCGGCAGCGGCCACGCGGTCCGGCTCGGCAGAGATCCCGCTGACCTCCGGCATCCGGTTCCAGACGCTCAACTACGTCACAACCATCGCGCTCGGCGGTggcagctccggctccggctcccccGCCACGAACCTCACCGTCATCGTGGACACGGGAAGCGACCTCACCTGGGTGCAGTGCAAGCCCTGCTCCGCGTGCTACGCGCAGCGCGACCCGCTCTTTGACCCCGCGGGCTCCGCCACCTACGCCGCGGTCCGGTGCAACGCCTCCGCGTGCGCGGCCTCCCTCAAGGCGGCCACCGGCACGCCGGGATCCTGCGGTACCACCGGCGGCGGGGGAGGCAACGAGAGGTGCTACTACGCGCTGGCATACGGCGACGGGTCCTTCAGCCGCGGCGTGCTCGCCACGGACACGGTCGCCCTCGGCGGCGCCAGCCTGGACGGGTTCGTGTTCGGGTGCGGGCTCAGCAACCGCGGCCTGTTCGGCGGCACGGCGGGGCTCATGGGCTTCGGCCGCACCGAGCTGTCGCTGGTCTCCCAGACCGCGTCCCGGTACGGCGGCGTCTTCTCCTACTGCCTGCCGGCGGCCACCTCCGGCGACGCCTCGGGCTCGCTCTCCCTCGGCGGAGACGCGTCGTCCTACCGCAACACGACGCCCGTGGCCTACACCCGCATGATCGCCAACCCGGCGCAGCCGCCCTTCTACTTCCTCAACATCACCGGCGCTGCCGTCGGCGGCACCACCCTCGCGGCGCTGGGGCTCGGCGCCACCAACGTGCTCATCGACTCCGGCACGGTGATCACGCGCCTGGCGCCGTCCGTGTACCGCGCCGTGCGCGCCGAGTTCACGCGCCAGTTCGGCGCGGCGGGCTACCCAACCGCCCCGGGGTTCTCGATCCTGGACACGTGTTACGACCTGACGGGGCACGACGAGGTGAAGGTGCCGCTGCTGACGTTGAGGCTGGAAGGCGAAGCGGACGTAACCGTGGACGCGGCCGGGATGCTGTTCGTGGTGAGGAAGGACAGCTCGCAGGTGTGCCTGGCCATGGCCAGTCTGTCGTACGAGGACCAGACGCCCATCATCGGCAACTACCAGCAGAAGAACAAGAGGGTGGTGTATGACACGGTGGGGTCCAGGCTAGGCTTCGCCGACGAGGACTGCAACTATGTATAG
- the LOC136471871 gene encoding sister chromatid cohesion 1 protein 3-like translates to MFYSHTILARKSPLGTVWIAAHLERKIKKPQIDGIDIPTYAESIMFPEVPIALRLSGHLLLGLVRIYSWKVQYLFQDCNRMLTTIRTAFASVQVDLPIDADRAPFESITLPPTLNLDDLNLDDAISLMDTPDNHQKTRDQITLPEGEYVMIELDEDARVEQSGPGPSLHMGPTAILDETSPPFHDGFGANNNPNEEAPIDPPIGNSPVNSNIANQTDGALDPPEKMREAPHESPHLKLTESILGNDDPMDLDHDSSPFVQNKAITPPVIDETTSAGRQVPGRSISNLRTPSTFDAFVDDGPLNFDIPLPEFGLQPSPPPVQENEDNRRPKTQVNNRKRKRGMKFDYKIVLSNDCMSKQIDGAELDELICKRRKLPQTSLDTWRFSRTNRKGSFLLEPMLHGMCSNLQDTYERNFPCVSGLDAECSNVVGVANHGQDAPPERQLSPNVPGTAELPYHEPAPTSPGNAEAQPEPLPTLKSSGAAGAAPDDDMLPELPRFSPIDVPSPIRENDTPYKTPGGTPSWLGGTAVSEIPSTDGRLGGTAVSEIPSTDGKYSLPGQSTRDSDNMSFLFPINEDDDQPEIPGLMSTPGGVSSVGTGTTGLGSMSTRTRAVALFFKDHVTSPSSDGQPGKFSLNKILEGKTRKQAARMFFETTVLKSYNYIDVQQGKEPFGDIEISVKPSLSAAKL, encoded by the exons ATGTTCTACTCGCACACGATCCTCGCGCGGAAGAGCCCGCTGGGCACCGTGTGGATCGCCGCGCACCTCGAGCGCAAGATCAAGAAGCCGCAGATCGACGGCATCGACATCCCCACCTATGCAG AAAGTATAATGTTCCCTGAAGTTCCAATTGCTCTAAGATTATCAGGGCATCTTCTTCTAGGTCTAGTTCGCATTTATTCATGGAAGGTGCAATACCTGTTTCAAGATTGTAATCGAATGCTAACTACAATAAGAACTGCATTCGCTTCTGTCCAAGTTGATCTTCCAATTGATGCAGACCGTGCTCCATTTGAGTCCATTACATTACCACCAACACTAAATCTTGATGACCTAAACTTGGACGATGCAATTTCTCTGATGGA TACACCAGATAATCATCAGAAGACTCGTGATCAGATTACCTTGCCTG AAGGAGAATATGTGATGATAGAACTTGATGAG GATGCCAGAGTAGAGCAATCAGGTCCTGGTCCATCATTACACATGGGGCCTACAGCAATTTTGGATGA GACGTCCCCTCCATTTCATGATGGTTTTGGAGCTAATAACAATCCTAATGAAGAAGCTCCCATAGATCCTCCCATAGGCAATTCACCAGTAAATTCCAACATAGCAAATCAGACAGATGGAGCACTAGATCCACCCGAAAAAATGCGTGAAGCTCCACATGAGTCTCCTCACCTGAAGTTAACAGAGTCAATCCTTGGAAATGATGACCCCATGGATTTGGACCATGATTCTTCACCTTTTGTGCAAAACAAGGCTATCACCCCTCCAGTTATTGACGAAACAACTTCGGCTGGTCGACAAGTACCTGGGAGATCCATTTCCAATTTACGGACACCAAGCACATTTGATGCTTTTGTAGATGATGGGCCCCTAAATTTTG ACATTCCATTACCTGAATTTGGGCTTCAGCCATCTCCACCTCCAGTACAAGAGAATGAGGATAATAGAAGGCCAAAAACACAAGTTAACAAtagaaagaggaagagagggatgAAATTTGATTACAAAATTGTGCTCTCCAATGA CTGtatgagcaagcaaattgatggTGCTGAACTAGATGAGTTGATCTGCAAGAGGAGAAAACTACCCCAAACAAGCCTTGATACGTGGAGATTCAGCAGGACTAATAGAAAGGGCAGCTTCTTGCTTGAACCTATGCTGCATG GGATGTGCAGTAATCTTCAAGACACCTATGAGAGAAACTTCCCCTGTGTCAGTGGCCTTGATGCTGAGTGTAGCAATGTGGTTGGTGTAGCAAATCATGGTCAGGACGCACCACCTGAACGGCAGCTAAGCCCAAATGTTCCTGGAACTGCGGAACTGCCTTACCATGAGCCCGCCCCAACGTCTCCAGGAAATGCAGAGGCACAGCCTGAACCTTTGCCAACTCTAAAATCATCAGGAGCTGCAGGTGCAGCACCAGATGATGATATGTTGCCCGAGTTGCCCCGATTCTCGCCAATAGATGTGCCATCTCCAATAAGAGAAAATGACACTCCTTACAAAACTCCCGGTGGAACTCCATCTTGGCTTGGAGGAACTGCCGTTTCTGAAATACCATCAACTGATGGGAGGCTTGGAGGAACTGCTGTTTCTGAAATACCATCAACTGATGGGAAGTATTCATTACCTGGACAAAGTACTCGTGACTCCGATAATATGTCCTTCCTCTTTCCAATCAATGAAGATGATGACCAACCAGAGATCCCTGGTCTCATGAGTACACCTGGAGGGGTATCTAGTGTAGGTACTGGAACCACCGGATTAGGAAGCATGTCTACTAGGACAAG GGCTGTCGCACTGTTCTTTAAGGATCATGTGACTTCACCGTCATCAGATGGGCAGCCTGGAAAATTCAGTTTGAACAAAATTTTGGAAgggaaaacaagaaaacaagcTGCAAGGATGTTCTTTGAGACAACG GTTCTGAAGAGTTACAACTACATTGATGTCCAACAAGGGAAAGAACCATTTGGAGATATTGAAATTTCAGTTAAACCCTCACTCTCAGCTGCCAAACTTTGA